The Candidatus Babeliales bacterium genome includes a region encoding these proteins:
- the rpmI gene encoding 50S ribosomal protein L35, with amino-acid sequence MPKMKTHSGAKKRFKKTKSGKIKMSKAFHRHLLTKKSSAKKRSMRKSAYIQPCDAGHLTHLVS; translated from the coding sequence ATGCCAAAAATGAAAACACACAGCGGAGCAAAAAAGCGTTTTAAAAAAACTAAGTCAGGCAAGATTAAGATGAGTAAAGCTTTTCATCGTCACTTGCTTACGAAAAAGAGCTCTGCTAAAAAGCGTAGCATGAGAAAGTCAGCATATATTCAACCGTGTGATGCTGGTCATCTTACTCATCTTGTATCCTAA
- the rplT gene encoding 50S ribosomal protein L20, with product MTRVKRGLATKRRHKKLLKQTKGYWGQRKNIFRRASETLRRALAFAFTGRKQKKRSMRALFITRISAAAEAHGMPYNQFIHGLKKANVQLNRKMLSQIAIYEPKVFEQLVGLAKAA from the coding sequence ATGACTCGAGTGAAACGTGGTCTTGCTACAAAGCGACGACATAAGAAGCTATTGAAGCAGACAAAGGGATACTGGGGCCAAAGAAAAAACATTTTTCGCCGAGCAAGTGAAACCTTGCGTCGCGCATTGGCCTTTGCCTTCACAGGGCGCAAACAAAAGAAGCGTTCTATGAGGGCTCTCTTTATTACAAGAATAAGTGCTGCTGCTGAAGCCCATGGCATGCCATATAATCAATTTATTCATGGATTAAAGAAGGCCAACGTTCAATTAAATCGTAAGATGCTTAGCCAAATTGCGATCTATGAGCCTAAGGTCTTTGAGCAGCTCGTTGGTCTTGCGAAAGCAGCATAA
- the zapB gene encoding cell division protein ZapB, protein MKTLEMLEKRVRALVDMVQELQANNVSLSKENKELQEQIQVMEKTIMQESKNLDNLKVEQDKTKSFVDSLIKDIDALVEHGNNL, encoded by the coding sequence ATGAAGACATTAGAAATGCTTGAGAAAAGGGTAAGAGCCCTTGTTGATATGGTGCAAGAACTCCAAGCAAATAATGTTTCATTGAGCAAGGAAAACAAGGAACTACAGGAGCAGATTCAGGTTATGGAAAAGACCATAATGCAAGAATCAAAGAACTTGGATAATCTTAAGGTAGAACAGGATAAGACCAAGTCTTTTGTAGATAGCCTAATCAAAGACATTGATGCATTAGTTGAACATGGTAATAACTTATGA
- the recA gene encoding recombinase RecA, whose amino-acid sequence MAVKKKALEVTFSQIDKQYGKGAVMLMGDSPGTRVEVIPSGSILIDQALGVGGYPVGRIIEVFGPESSGKTTLALHAIAQAQSRGGICAFIDAEHALDPTHAAKLGIDIENLIISQPDYGEQALDIAEMLVRSGAIDVIVIDSVAALVPKAELEGDMGDAHVGLQARLMSQALRKLTPVVHKSKTVLIFINQIRQNINSLPFAKKETTSGGNALKFYASLRLDVRKIGNLRKNEVQFGNRIAVKVVKNKVAPPFKKVELDLLFTEGISPELDLLDASLFYTIITQSGSWFAFDGKNLAQGREQALDFFKKNPDIRNEVRAALLAKIEEQKQL is encoded by the coding sequence ATTGCCGTAAAAAAGAAGGCCCTCGAAGTCACCTTTTCCCAAATTGATAAACAATATGGGAAGGGAGCAGTGATGCTTATGGGTGATAGCCCGGGGACAAGGGTTGAGGTTATCCCAAGTGGCTCGATTTTGATTGACCAAGCGCTTGGCGTTGGAGGCTACCCAGTTGGTCGTATTATTGAAGTGTTCGGTCCAGAGTCGTCTGGAAAGACAACCTTGGCTTTGCATGCCATTGCCCAGGCGCAAAGTAGGGGGGGCATCTGTGCATTTATCGATGCAGAGCATGCGTTGGATCCTACACATGCTGCAAAGTTAGGTATCGACATTGAAAATCTGATTATTTCTCAGCCTGACTATGGAGAGCAGGCTCTGGATATTGCAGAAATGCTGGTTCGATCTGGAGCTATTGATGTGATCGTTATAGATTCGGTTGCGGCCTTGGTTCCCAAAGCAGAGCTGGAAGGGGATATGGGTGACGCACATGTTGGGTTACAGGCTCGTTTGATGTCGCAGGCATTAAGAAAATTGACTCCAGTGGTTCATAAATCTAAGACCGTTTTGATCTTTATCAATCAGATCAGACAAAACATTAATAGCCTCCCTTTTGCAAAAAAGGAAACAACGTCAGGGGGCAATGCTCTCAAATTTTATGCCTCGCTGAGATTAGATGTGCGTAAGATTGGCAACCTTAGAAAGAATGAGGTTCAGTTTGGAAACAGAATCGCTGTCAAGGTGGTAAAGAATAAGGTTGCTCCCCCCTTTAAGAAGGTTGAGCTTGATTTGCTCTTTACTGAGGGCATTTCTCCTGAGCTTGACCTATTGGACGCAAGTCTGTTTTATACTATAATTACTCAATCGGGGTCCTGGTTTGCGTTCGATGGCAAAAACCTAGCCCAAGGAAGAGAGCAGGCGCTCGACTTTTTTAAAAAGAATCCCGATATTCGCAATGAGGTCCGAGCTGCCTTGCTTGCGAAAATAGAAGAACAGAAACAGCTCTAA
- the infC gene encoding translation initiation factor IF-3: MRNDRENNDQSTLVNEHIRAPRVQLITHEGENLGVVPRDLALRVAREAGLDLVMLSEQGSEGVPVTKVMDFGKALYAKKKKMAEAKKHQKTLQIKELKFRPKIGEHDFKTKMNQAIQFLNAGKRLKITLVFRGREMVLREQHGQEMFDKISAALEAAGVTNVIQEKDSRAGKLWSRTFILKH, encoded by the coding sequence TTGAGAAACGATAGAGAAAATAACGACCAGTCTACTCTAGTCAATGAACATATTAGAGCACCTCGGGTTCAATTAATTACCCATGAAGGTGAGAATCTAGGTGTGGTGCCACGTGACCTTGCTTTAAGGGTTGCACGCGAGGCCGGACTTGATTTGGTCATGTTGAGTGAGCAAGGCAGTGAAGGGGTTCCTGTTACGAAGGTCATGGATTTTGGCAAAGCGCTGTATGCTAAAAAGAAGAAAATGGCAGAGGCGAAAAAGCACCAAAAAACCCTTCAGATTAAGGAGCTTAAATTCCGTCCAAAAATTGGCGAGCATGATTTTAAAACAAAAATGAATCAGGCTATTCAATTTTTGAATGCGGGAAAGCGTCTTAAGATTACCCTAGTATTTCGAGGCCGTGAGATGGTTCTTAGAGAGCAGCATGGTCAGGAAATGTTTGATAAGATTTCCGCAGCGCTTGAGGCTGCTGGTGTAACAAATGTTATCCAGGAGAAAGACAGCAGGGCGGGGAAACTTTGGTCTCGTACATTTATATTGAAACATTAA
- a CDS encoding cell division protein ZapA, with amino-acid sequence MTAEKKKYTVKIFGDTYHLVSDEPERRVMQTADMVDAMMKEFASGSGMNDSKKLAVLVALQFANQVVSLEAQHAEDELVVRRLVDSLDSTVL; translated from the coding sequence ATGACAGCAGAAAAAAAGAAATATACCGTAAAGATCTTTGGGGATACCTATCACTTGGTGAGTGATGAACCTGAACGGCGTGTTATGCAAACGGCAGATATGGTTGATGCCATGATGAAAGAGTTTGCAAGCGGTTCCGGTATGAATGATTCAAAGAAACTAGCTGTTCTTGTTGCTCTTCAATTTGCAAATCAGGTTGTTTCCTTAGAAGCACAACATGCAGAAGATGAACTAGTCGTTCGACGATTAGTTGATTCTCTGGATTCTACTGTACTTTAG